The following coding sequences lie in one Arachis hypogaea cultivar Tifrunner chromosome 4, arahy.Tifrunner.gnm2.J5K5, whole genome shotgun sequence genomic window:
- the LOC140184200 gene encoding uncharacterized protein: protein MNNVNFVRDKGESERRMDSRKRKKSQEDSESESTDESEESSPVEKQKKKKKTQRTPKKTQSKKKKVIVEHSSPEEDQYYDGSEIGSEDLDELLRGNDEKSATEGENEADLRSTEGRYVSSETIPDVNLESDDPSSQGRTEQSSVNKPTESMLSSVQQSASEPADSNMMVMREQTPSEALAIVPIQVFVLVSQTTTVPKFEETPETDFEPTPLIQIEGTTKTTPEPPNNLKKAHPRFPQLQLKFIQPQKTLLP, encoded by the exons aatggactccagaaaaagaaagaagagtcaagaggattcagaatcagaatcaactgatga aagcgaagaatcatcaccggtggagaagcaaaagaaaaagaaaaagacacaaaggacaccaaaaaa aacacaatccaaaaagaaaaaggttatTGTTGAGCATTCAtctcctgaagaagatcaatactatgatgg ATCTGAAATAGGAAGTGAAGATCTAGATGAATTGTTAAGGGGAAACGATGAAAAATCTGCTacagaggg ggagaacGAAGCTGACCtacgatcgacagaaggtcgctatgtctcatctgaaac aaTACCGGATGTGAACTTggaaagtgatgatccttcctctcaaggacgcacAGAACAAAGTAGTGTAAACAAGCCGacagagagcat gttgagttcGGTTCAACAATCAGCCAGTGAACCggctgattcgaatatgatggttaTGAGGGAACAAACACCGTCAGAAGcacttgcaat agttccgatTCAAGTTTTTGTGCTAGtgtcccaaacaaccactgtgcCGAAATTTGAAGAAACACCTgagacagattttgaaccaacccctctgatacaaattgaaggaactacaaaaac cactcctgaaccccccaacaacttgaagaaagcacacccacgcttcccccagctccaactaaaat TTATCCAACcgcagaagacgctgctgccctGA